Proteins from a genomic interval of Tiliqua scincoides isolate rTilSci1 chromosome 11, rTilSci1.hap2, whole genome shotgun sequence:
- the LAYN gene encoding layilin isoform X1 encodes MRRLSGRHAGAPRLLLLAAVGGLLLGAQGTQRRLSGQTVCRGGTQRPCYKIVYFHDASRRVGFKEALQACQSDGGQLVSIESHSEQRLLEKIIESLFASDGDFWIGLTREEEPNNSTECPDLYSWSDGSSSMFRNWYADEPSCGSEICVVMYHQPTAPAGDGGPYMFQWNDDRCNIRNNFICKYSQEKPTVASQAEVVTESLMLTPPGEPIPEATTEKILKETKEPAWSLAYILVPSIPVLLFLLVIAAIFSFWLYAKRRREQTEVNGKGQDTWLAPKRQNSPSLEIYNVIQKQSEADLAGTRPDIKNSSFRGRSGEDVHDDLSGDYDNMNVNTSESGFVTLTSTESGFVTNDIYELCNDRVGRSKESAWVENEIYGY; translated from the exons ATGCGGAGGCTGAGTGGACGCCATGCGGGGGCGccccggctgctgctgctggctgccgtcggggggctgctgctgggcgcgCAGGGGACCCAGCGGCGGCTCAGCG GGCAGACAGTCTGCCGGGGAGGAACCCAGCGGCCATGCTACAAGATCGTTTATTTCCACGATGCCTCACGCAGGGTGGGCTTCAAGGAAGCACTGCAGGCGTGCCAGAGTGATGGAGGACAGTTAGTCAGTATAGAATCACACTCGGAACAGAGACTACTAGAGAAGATCATCGAGAGTCTATTTGCTTCTGATGGTGATTTCTGGATTGGGTTGACCAGAGAAGAAGAGCCCAACAATAGCACTGAGTGCCCAGACTTGTATTCATGGTCTGATGGGAGTTCATCCATGTTTCG AAACTGGTATGCAGATGAGCCTTCCTGTGGAAGTGAAATCTGCGTCGTGATGTACCATCAACCcacagcacctgctggagatggggGGCCTTACATGTTTCAGTGGAATGATGACCGGTGCAACATCAGAAACAACTTCATCTGCAAGTACTCTCAGG AAAAACCTACAGTTGCCtctcaagcag AGGTTGTAACGGAGTCGTTGATGCTCACGCCCCCAGGAGAACCCATCCCAGAAGCTACAACTGAGAAAATCCTGAAAGAAACCAAAG AACCTGCCTGGAGCCTGGCCTACATCCTAGTCCCCAGCAtcccagtgctgctgttcctcttggTCATTGCAGCCATCTTCAGCTTCTGGCTTTATGCAAAGAG GAGGCGGGAACAAACAGAGGTGAATGGAAAGGGACAGGACACGTGGTTGGCCCCCAAGAGGCAGAACAGCCCTAGTTTGGAGATCTACAATGTAATTCAAAAACAATCCGAAGCTGACCTGGCTGGGACCAGACCAGATATTAAGAACTCTTCTTTCCGGGGCCGTTCTGGAGAAGATGTTCACGATGACCTCTCTGGAGACTATGACAATATGAACGTGAATACATCTGAGAGCGGCTTTGTGACATTGACTAGCACTGAAAGTGGTTTTGTCACCAATGATATATACGAGCTATGCAATGACAGGGTCGGACGCAGCAAAGAGTCAGCCTGGGTAGAAAATGAAATCTATGGATATTAA
- the LAYN gene encoding layilin isoform X2, whose protein sequence is MRRLSGRHAGAPRLLLLAAVGGLLLGAQGTQRRLSGQTVCRGGTQRPCYKIVYFHDASRRVGFKEALQACQSDGGQLVSIESHSEQRLLEKIIESLFASDGDFWIGLTREEEPNNSTECPDLYSWSDGSSSMFRNWYADEPSCGSEICVVMYHQPTAPAGDGGPYMFQWNDDRCNIRNNFICKYSQEVVTESLMLTPPGEPIPEATTEKILKETKEPAWSLAYILVPSIPVLLFLLVIAAIFSFWLYAKRRREQTEVNGKGQDTWLAPKRQNSPSLEIYNVIQKQSEADLAGTRPDIKNSSFRGRSGEDVHDDLSGDYDNMNVNTSESGFVTLTSTESGFVTNDIYELCNDRVGRSKESAWVENEIYGY, encoded by the exons ATGCGGAGGCTGAGTGGACGCCATGCGGGGGCGccccggctgctgctgctggctgccgtcggggggctgctgctgggcgcgCAGGGGACCCAGCGGCGGCTCAGCG GGCAGACAGTCTGCCGGGGAGGAACCCAGCGGCCATGCTACAAGATCGTTTATTTCCACGATGCCTCACGCAGGGTGGGCTTCAAGGAAGCACTGCAGGCGTGCCAGAGTGATGGAGGACAGTTAGTCAGTATAGAATCACACTCGGAACAGAGACTACTAGAGAAGATCATCGAGAGTCTATTTGCTTCTGATGGTGATTTCTGGATTGGGTTGACCAGAGAAGAAGAGCCCAACAATAGCACTGAGTGCCCAGACTTGTATTCATGGTCTGATGGGAGTTCATCCATGTTTCG AAACTGGTATGCAGATGAGCCTTCCTGTGGAAGTGAAATCTGCGTCGTGATGTACCATCAACCcacagcacctgctggagatggggGGCCTTACATGTTTCAGTGGAATGATGACCGGTGCAACATCAGAAACAACTTCATCTGCAAGTACTCTCAGG AGGTTGTAACGGAGTCGTTGATGCTCACGCCCCCAGGAGAACCCATCCCAGAAGCTACAACTGAGAAAATCCTGAAAGAAACCAAAG AACCTGCCTGGAGCCTGGCCTACATCCTAGTCCCCAGCAtcccagtgctgctgttcctcttggTCATTGCAGCCATCTTCAGCTTCTGGCTTTATGCAAAGAG GAGGCGGGAACAAACAGAGGTGAATGGAAAGGGACAGGACACGTGGTTGGCCCCCAAGAGGCAGAACAGCCCTAGTTTGGAGATCTACAATGTAATTCAAAAACAATCCGAAGCTGACCTGGCTGGGACCAGACCAGATATTAAGAACTCTTCTTTCCGGGGCCGTTCTGGAGAAGATGTTCACGATGACCTCTCTGGAGACTATGACAATATGAACGTGAATACATCTGAGAGCGGCTTTGTGACATTGACTAGCACTGAAAGTGGTTTTGTCACCAATGATATATACGAGCTATGCAATGACAGGGTCGGACGCAGCAAAGAGTCAGCCTGGGTAGAAAATGAAATCTATGGATATTAA